In Kocuria turfanensis, a single genomic region encodes these proteins:
- a CDS encoding GntR family transcriptional regulator translates to MNTVENEFLLTAVGLAGPAPQGEATSWAAGVLRQGIMAGRLPPGTRLSEARVSEVLGISRNTLREVFTVLGNENLLQRIPNRGVSVARPGPDDVREIYRVRLALETSALRWTDPGPQPGLHAAVAAGRAAHRRGDVGGMADANQRFHRTVVELAGSVRQNELMSRILAELRLVFFSMRQDPSFHAPYIERNARILELFERGCREEASVQMHRYLEDSRHQLLTVLEGPGAR, encoded by the coding sequence ATGAACACCGTGGAGAACGAGTTCCTGCTGACCGCCGTCGGCCTGGCCGGGCCCGCCCCGCAGGGCGAGGCCACCTCCTGGGCCGCCGGCGTCCTGCGCCAGGGCATCATGGCCGGTCGGCTCCCCCCGGGCACCCGGCTCTCCGAGGCCCGGGTCAGCGAGGTGCTCGGGATCTCCCGCAACACCCTGCGCGAGGTGTTCACGGTGCTGGGCAACGAGAACCTGCTGCAGCGGATCCCCAACCGCGGTGTCTCGGTGGCCCGGCCGGGCCCGGACGACGTGCGCGAGATCTACCGGGTGCGGCTCGCGCTGGAGACCTCGGCGCTGCGCTGGACGGACCCCGGCCCGCAGCCCGGCCTGCACGCCGCCGTCGCGGCGGGCCGCGCCGCGCACCGGCGGGGAGACGTCGGCGGCATGGCCGACGCGAACCAGCGCTTCCACCGCACCGTGGTGGAGCTGGCCGGCTCGGTGCGGCAGAACGAGCTGATGTCCCGGATCCTGGCGGAGCTGCGGCTCGTCTTCTTCTCCATGCGCCAGGACCCGTCCTTCCACGCCCCCTACATCGAGCGCAACGCCCGGATCCTGGAGCTCTTCGAGCGGGGCTGCCGGGAGGAGGCCTCCGTGCAGATGCACCGGTACCTGGAGGACTCCCGGCACCAGCTGCTCACCGTCCTGGAGGGCCCCGGGGCGCGCTGA